The genomic segment TCTGGGCATTTGGCAGGGTTTGCTTCTAGGGATACATGGGAAAGACATGCTACTGTCTGCGGTCCTTAACTTCAGAATTTCTCTaagatccatttttattttattttattttatttcacttcatttcatttcatttcatttttttgagacagggatataggttttatttctcaaaaagggtaaaggggttttaaagagacagaaaacatttttaccctttttcaggccattctcccTGTCACACATTCCCCACTGTCCCTTTTCCCTTCCGAATCTATGGGAGGACGGGCAACGCAGTCGTCGAGCTACTTCCTGATGAATCGGGGCGATGTTTTAGACGGAAGGTGCAGATTATCAGGTGAATAAAAGGGCATAAGCAATAACTACAACCGTGAAGACTGACGAGGTGAAATGGACTGGGGCCTTGCACACAATGTCCATCCAGGGCTGGGTTAGAAAGGAAACACGGGGCCCCTGAGAGAGCTATTAGTCGTACCTGTAGGTGATCCCAGAGACCGGcctctgcaaattcagaaatcatgtaGGGAAATACTTGTACCAAACAGGTTTAGGACAACACACCCAGCAGCAAGACAGATCAACAGAAGAGGCGCCCCGGGAAATCCTCACTGAGGAGCTCTCCCTCTGTCTTATAGACAGAATCAAAATATGTtagaaaatatcaacattttcatttttttttctgaaacagatactttagatcaCCTAAAGGCTAGCCCCTCTTTACTTTGGGGGTGACATCTCTTTACTTTGGTATGATAGACCCAAGGTTTCACTTCTGACATagatccatttttaaaatcactacaACTACCACCACCATCGTCATCTCCTTTAAGAGCTTTACACTTTCCATAATATGTGCTCCTGGTTTGTCACTTGGGCACGTTAGTTATCTCATTTCACAGGAGGAGACCTTGAGGCCCAGAGGGTTAGTAGCTGGCTCTTCCTGACCCCTCTGTGTGACTCTAGACTGACCCCatccctccctgggccccagccttCCTGTCTATGCAGTGGGGATTTAGGATTGCTGATGTTTCAGAGTCTGAGGCTATGAGGACTGAGGGGGACCCTGGGTGGAGTCACCTCCTAGCTACAAGCAGGATTTCCAGGGCAAGAAGGGCACAGGGTCAATGGGTACTTGTCTTTGGCCTGAGAACCAGAGCCCACGGTGTGCCCTCTCTGACCCTGGCCAGATCATCCTGAAGTCCTCTAGgacctcccctcctctccactcaGCAGGGCTCCACTTTCACTTTCACGCTCCCAGGCAGGGGCTCTAACCCACACTGTGCTTTCACATCCGCTCTGGTGCACCCAAATGCCAATGTGACTCCTGACACATGTGTGCAACACCCTGCAGCTGCCCTAAGCCACAGCTGGTCACTTACTCCCAGCTGTGGGCCTTCCCCATTGCAGACTGCCCAGGGCGTCAAAGACTCCTCAGCATCAGGCTTGGCCTCTTTCCGTGTCAGAGCACCTGTGCAATAGTGGATAAGTCCCTGCTCTTTgcactcagttttctcatccaccaAATGGACATTAATGGTCTCTACAGCAAGAGTTGTTAACCCATGTTCTGGGGGTACTCACCCATGAAattctccgtgtgtgtgtgtgtgcacgtgtgtgcacacgtgtgtacacACATTCCCATGCATCTGTACAGCTGCCAGGTATGTGTGGGGGTgttctctttttcagttttatgtgGCCGTGGCTTCTTGAAGGACAAAACCTGGGCTCTAAATAGTTCTAGCTCCAGCAGTCTACGTCCTTGAGTGAGAggggccctgcccaggcctgagCCCTGCTTCCCCCGTGTGGCTGTGGCACCATTCCTGATGTTCTCTGGGCCCCAAGCTTCTTGTGAGATTGTTGCTTTTCAGACTTTCACTAAGGgaactatttttccctttgcaaaTGAAATCTACCGTCCGAATGCAGCAAAAACTTTAGGGTTCCAAGGGCTGTGTGTGAGGCAGGAaatgctttgctttattttattttattttaggaatccCTGACTGAGGTTTCTCCAAGCAGTTTAAAAATCACGGGGAGGGTGATTCCTCGGGGAGGTTCTGTGCAGCTGTGACATCTGGTCAGTCCAGGTGTGGGCAATGTTTTAAAGTTCTGTTTCATTCCAGTTTACTAGTTTCAAAGATACTTAAACACTCACAGCACATTCCTGTTTGAATGACTCACTAGGAACTTTTTAAGGCTTTGAGTGAGGTAGAAGAGACCCTTTGTCTGGGTTCAGTGGCTGCTCTGGCTTGGGGGCTTGGCTTGGTTCTGGTCCCTGGAGGCAGAGACTGCCTGGCTGCTTCCTTACTCACAGAGGCGACTTcacccctctttccctctctgtgaGCTGGGGACAATGACACTTCCCTTCTGGGGCTGCTAGGAAGGCCATGTAAGAGAGGGAGCTCAAGCTGACATGGTACCTGACATCTAACCGAGCCACATAGATGGTGGTTACCTCTCCCTCATCTCCTGCAAACGACCAGCTGGGTTTTTGATGGAGCAGGAAGTTCAAGCAAGGAGACAAGGGTGAGACCCTTCCACAGCTCAGCCAGAGGGGATTTCAGATGTGGGGGTGCAGGGTTCAGGCCACTGCCCGATTTTGTACCAGCCTCTGTGACACTGACTCTTGCATGGTGTCTGGCATCTTGTAGCCTCCTCTTCTGagcctttcttgttttctttttgtttcccagATGTTTGAGACAGAAGCAGATGAGAAGAGGGTGATGCCcttggaggaagggaaggggccaGGTGCTGAGGACCCCTCACCCAGCAAGGACCCCTCTCCTGGCCAGGGGCTTCCTCCAGGACAAGACCTTCCACCCAGCAAGGACTCCTCTTCTGGGCAGGAACTCGCTCCTGGCCAAGAACCACTGTCCAGCAAAGACTCAGCTACCAGCCAAGAGCTCCCTCCAGGCCAAGAAGCCCTGCCGAGCAAGGGTTCCCCACCATGCCAGGAACCCCCTCCAGCCCAAGACCTCCCACCCTGCCAGGATCTTCCTGCTAGTCAAGAACCCCCTCCTCACCAGGACCCCCTACTTAGCAAAGACCTCCCTGCCACCCAGGAACCCCCTGCCCGGGACACGTCCTGTCAGGATCCGCTTCCCAGCCAGACCACCCCGCCAGCCAAGGCCCTTACAGAGGAGACTGTGAGCTCTGGGGacccccctgcagcctccaggccGACCTTTGTGATCCCCGAGTTGCGGCTGGACAGTGCCTACAGCCGGAAGGAAGGGGCAGAGGCGGGCAGCTCGGGAGATGAGGAGGATGCAGAAGATGctgaggagggggaagaaggggacgaggatgaggatgaggacaCAAGTGATGACAACTACGGAGAGCGCAGTGAGGCCAAGCGCAGCAGCATGATCGAGACGGGCCAGGGTGCCGAGGGCGGCCTCTCGCTGCGTGTGCAGAACTCGCTGCGGCGCCGGACGCACAGCGAGGGCAGCCTGCTGCAGGAGGCCCGCGGGCCCTGCTTCTCCTCGGACACCACCTTGCACTGCTCTGACGGCGAGGGCACTGCCGCCACCTGGGCCATGCCCTCG from the Eulemur rufifrons isolate Redbay chromosome 7, OSU_ERuf_1, whole genome shotgun sequence genome contains:
- the RGS3 gene encoding regulator of G-protein signaling 3 isoform X5, coding for MEERNPASLRSGGGRLDRMFETEADEKRVMPLEEGKGPGAEDPSPSKDPSPGQGLPPGQDLPPSKDSSSGQELAPGQEPLSSKDSATSQELPPGQEALPSKGSPPCQEPPPAQDLPPCQDLPASQEPPPHQDPLLSKDLPATQEPPARDTSCQDPLPSQTTPPAKALTEETVSSGDPPAASRPTFVIPELRLDSAYSRKEGAEAGSSGDEEDAEDAEEGEEGDEDEDEDTSDDNYGERSEAKRSSMIETGQGAEGGLSLRVQNSLRRRTHSEGSLLQEARGPCFSSDTTLHCSDGEGTAATWAMPSPRTLKKELGRNGGSMHHLSLFFTGHRKMSGADAVGDDDEASRKRKSKNLAKDMKNKLGIFRRRNESPGAPPGGKADKMMKSFKPTSEEALKWGESLEKLLLHKYGLAVFQAFLRTEFSEENLEFWLACEDFKKVKSQSKMAAKAKKIFAEYIAIQACKEVNLDSYTREHTKDNLQSVTRGCFDLAQKRIFGLMEKDSYPRFLRSDLYLDLINQKKMSPPL